TCTCTCCGGTGGCCGGGAACTCGTGGGTGTAGGGGGTGAACAGCTTCTCCACCTGAGGTGCGGCGAGCCCGGCACCGAGACCGGCGACCGCGAGCACCGCGGGGGAGAACAGGAACAGCGCCCCCGGCGTGTGCATCTTCTGCACGTGCTGGCTCGGCTCGGGAACACCCTTGTCCCCGAATGCTCCCCAGAGGAAGCGCACGCTGTAGGCGAAGGTGATGATCGACCCGACCACGACAGCGGTGACGACGGCCGCGCTCGCGGTCCCGGTGAGCACGTCGGTGTTCAGCAGCGCGTCCAGCGCGGCCTCCTTGCCGACGAACCCGAGAAGCGGCGGCAGGCCGGCCATGCTGGCGGCGGCCAGGGCCGCGATGATCGCGAGTATCGGTGCGCGTCGGCCCAGGTGGGCGAGCTTGCGGATGTCGCGGGTGCCGGTGTTGTGGTCGATGACGCCGACCACCATGAACAGGGTGGCCTTGAACAGTGCGTGACCGACCATCAGGGTGATGCCGGCGAGAGCCGCGTCCCGGGTACCCAGCCCGACGAGCACCATCATGAAACCGAGCTGGCTGACCGTTCCGAAGGCGAGGACCAGCTTGAGGTCGAAGGCGCGCATCGCTCGCCAGCCGCCGAGCAGCATCGTCGCGAGACCGAGCACGAGGATGGTGGCCCGCCAGGGGCCCGAATCCGCGAAACCGGGTGCGAGCCGGGCGACGAGGTAGACACCGGCCTTGACCATCGCGGCCGCGTGCAGGTAGCCGCTGACCGGGGTGGGCGCGGCCATCGCCCCGGGCAGCCAGAAGTGCAGCGGAACGATCGCGGACTTCGACAGGGCGCCGACCAGGACGAGCACGATCGCGACACCGGCGAGCCAGCCGCCGGGCGCATCCGCGACCAGCTCCGACAGGTTGTAAGTGCCGCTGACCTGGCCGAGGATGATGATGCCGACGAGCATGGCCAAGCCACCCGCGGTGGTGACGAGCAGGGCCTGGGTGGCGGCGCGGCGGCTCGAGGCGCGTTCCGCGTAGTGGCCGACCAACAGGAACGACAACACCGTCGTCAGTTCCCAGAACGTGTAGAGCACCAGCATGTTGTCGCTGGTCACGAGGCCGAACATGGCGCCCGCGAAGGCGACCATCTCGGCGGCGAAGATGCCGAGCCTGCGCTCGTCGTCCTCGAAGTAGCGCGAACAGTAGACGAGGATCAGCGTCCCGATACCGAGGACCAGCAGTGAGAGGATCCCGGACAGCGCGTCGAAGCGCATGTCGATGTCCATCGACAGGCCGGGCGCCCACTGGATGTGCAGGGTCTGTACGGTGCCCCATTGGGCGATGACCCAACCGAGACTCGCGAGGGGAACGAGAGCCAGCACGAGGAACGCGTTGCGCCCGAGTACACGCACCACGAGCGGAGCCAGCAAGGCGGCAACGGCATGGGCGAGCAGTATCTCGAGCAAGAGCACTCCGTCGGGTAGATGGGCGGCGGGGTGTCGCGGAACGGGCACGAACCGAGTCGACTGTCCCTCCCCTCGGGGCGCGAATCGACCCGGCGGGTGGGACTCCCGGTACATCGTACTGGCTAACCCTTTGTGCCTGACGCCCCACCGGAGTAAGGTGCCCCACCCTCGGTGGTGTATGCGCGCGGGGCGCGGTGGTGTATGCGCGCGGGGCGCGCTGGTGTATGCGCGCGGGGCGCGGTGGGGGTGGGGCAGGGACGGGGCAGAACGAATATCCTCGACCGGTGCCCGCACGAACCCCCGGAACAGAATCCGCCGAACCACACTCGTCCGTGATCCGCACCGCCGCCCTCGCCCACGTCCGGGGCCGGCGGCTGCTGCAGGCCCGCTCGCAGGGAAAGACGGCCTTCTACATGGCGGGCGGGAAGATCGATCCGGGCGAGGACGCCGAACAGGCACTGCACCGGGAGATCCGGGAGGAACTCGACGCCGGCATCGTCCCCGGCACCCTGGAACGGCTCGGCGTGTTCGAGGCCCCGGCGTTCGGGCACCGGCCCGGCACCGCGCTGCACATGACGTGCTTCACCGCGGAACTGACGAGTGAGCCGCGGGCCACGAGCGAGATCGCCGAACTGCGGTACTTCACCCTCGACGAGTACGCGGCGATGCCGGAGGTCGCTCCGGGGTCGCTACTGGTCTTCCGGCGTCTGCGGGCCCTGGGTCTCATCGACTGAGCGCCGTTCGCGGCCGTCGACCCCGCGGCGTGTGACGTAGTAGGCGCAGAAGAGTACGACCAGGAGCAGCGCCACCGCACACATGTGGGTACCCCACGAACTCTCGAAACGGGGGATCGTCTCGCCGTCCTCCCAGGAGATGCCGAGGATGGTCTCGGGGCCCGCCATCGTGCGGGTGGCCGAGGCGACAGTGGGGAAGACGAAGGAGACGAAGGGCAGTCCGAGCCCGACGGCCGCGGCCACCGGCGCCGTGGGCAGTGCGGCCCCGACGGCCAGTCCCGCGCCCACGCCGAACACCGCGAGACGGACGAGGAGCAGCGGTCCGCCGGTACCGAACTCGGGCCAGATCGCCGCCGCGAGCGGAATCAGCGCGATGAGGAGCAGCCCCCACTCCGGGCGTCGCCACCGCCCGGCGATCGCGAGCCCCGCCGCCACCGACAGCCCCGTGACCGTGAGCACGGCGCCGCGAGGCACCTCGGCGAGCGGATGCCGCAGGTCCTGGAACAGCAGTGCCGCGACCGCGGCGACACCCGTCGACGCGAGGATCAGCCGTCCCTCGCCGACGCCGAGCCGGGCAGCGGCGAGCAACGCGCCGGCGCACACCAGCGCCAGCGACACGAGTACCGCGATCCAGAGCGTGACGTCGGAGGCGAGCGCGTTGCGGTCGATCCACCAGGTGAGCGCCCGGTGACCGACGGCCGCGGCGAAGGCGACGATCACCGCCGTGACGATCACGCCGGTCGTGCTTCGTTCGATCCGGAGACCGGCGGGCGCGGCGGCCACCGCGGCCAGGCACGTCACGACGGCGGCGATCAGCAACCACCAGGGCGGCTCGCCCGCGGCCGACGTCGTCATCTGCAGCAGCCCCGCGGACTCCGGGGAGGGCGCGAACCTTCCCGACGAGGCCGTGGCGAACCCGGTCAGCACGCCGAGGGCGAGAACGAGTCGGGAGGGCGTGCCCCACAGTGCCGCGACTGCCGCACCGAGCAGCACGCCCGCGGCAAGGGTCTTCACGAAGTGGACCGCGATGAGCGCGTCGACACCGGCGACGTGGGGCACGGCGTACGTCGCGCCGCACAGGATCGCCGCGGCCACGGCCGCGAGAATCCAGGCCAGGCGTCGCGATCCGGCCTGCTGCAGCAGGCCCACGACCACCGGAACGGCGACCACCCCGGCCGCGACACCGATGGGCTGGCTGTCCACCCAGCGTTCGATCTCCCGCTCGGACGCCGCGATCGCCCAGGCGTGGGTGCGGGGGTTGGTGAGCACGAACGCCGCCAGCCCACCCGAGGCGAGTGCGGCGAGGGAGGTGACGGCCGGGCGCAGATCCATGCGCTCACCGTACCGAGGCTCCCTGCCTCGCCGCCGCCACCCGGTGCGCGGCCGGTCAGCCGTAGGTGTCGAGCAGACGTGCGTGGTACTTCTCGGTGACGTCGGGGTGGGCACGCAGGCGGGACTTGAGCGCGTTGATCCCGTAGACGGAGTGCAGTGCACCGCCGTGCGCGTCCGGGCCGACGCCCGCGGCCCGCGCTGCGAGTTCCGGAGCCAGTGGCACGCGCGGTAGTTCGCGGTCGAGCCCGGGATCGAGGAAGAACGGCAAGGACACCCGGTCCGATCCGGGCGGGGGTGGCAGCACCCGGTGGGTGGTCGCCTTCAGGTAACCGTCCGTCGCGATCTCGAGGAGTTCGCCGATGTTGACGACGAAGTGACCCGGGATCGGATCGACGTCCTGCCACCGCCCGTCGCGCTCGACCTGGAAGCCGGTGCTGCCCGGCTCCGGGTACAGCAGCGTGAGAGCGCCGACGTCCTTGTGGCTGCCCACACCCTGATCGGTGACGGTGCCGTCGTGGCCCGGGTAGCGGACGATCTCGAGGAGCGGATCAGGATCCGCGAAGGCGTCGTCGAAGAAGGACGGTGCGACGCCGAGCGCCTGCGCCCACGCCCGGAGCAATCGCGTCCCGACCGCGGTGGCGTCGGCGATCCACCGCAGGGCGAGCGGTCGCAGTTCCGGATTCGAGGCCGGCCAGAGGTTCGGCCCGTGCAGGACGTTCCACGGGCGGCCCGGCACCGGTGGGACGGGAGCGCGTTCCGGGCCGATGTCGAGTTGCTCGCGCCAGTCGACGTAACCCTGCGTGCGTTCGCCGCCGACCCGGGTGTAGCCGCGGAAATGAGGCGAGCGGGTGTTCTCGATCTCGAGTTTGTCCGCCTCGGGGCGGGCGAAGAATGCCCGTGCCGCCCGGATCAGTTCGGTAGCGGACGATTCGGCGATCCCGTGTCCGCGCAGGTGGAAGAAACCGATCTCGTGGGTGACCTCGCGCAGGCGCGCCACGGTGGCCCGATGCGTCCGCAGGTCCCCGCCCCGACCGTCGAGGTCGATGATCGGCAGATCGGTGCTGCTCATACCTCCACGATTACGCCCCTCGGGCGGCCGCGTCGAGGGTTCGGATCACCGCTGGATTCAAGGACGGGAGTAGGCGGCGCTCTGGGCGCCGACGAGGTCCACGAGCGTGCGCTGGGCGAGGTTCAGGTCCATCGCGTGCAGACCCCAGTTCGCGCTGGGAAGCGCGGGCAGCAGATCGGCACCGGGCCCGCCGACCATGAGGACGTTCGGGCCGTCGCCCTCGGTGCACCGGGCGGAGAATTCGGTGGTCCCGCGTCCGGGACCGAACCCGTGGATCGGCGCATCGTGGTTGTCCCGCAACGATGCCGGATTGGTGCACAGCACCTCGTAGCCGGGCCCGTACGGTAGGTCCGCTCGCGTGCCGGACAGTCCGGGTACCTGCGGAGGAAGCCCGTAGCGGGTGTCGGGTGGGGGAGGGGCGGAGAACGCCGAGTACGCGACCACGCAGCCGATCTGCGCGGAATCGGTGCAGGCCGGAACCGAGTCGAAGTCCCCGCCCGTCGACTCGCCCTTGCGGACGAGGACGTCCCCGCCGATGAGGAGCGC
This genomic interval from Rhodococcus triatomae contains the following:
- a CDS encoding NUDIX hydrolase, whose amino-acid sequence is MPARTPGTESAEPHSSVIRTAALAHVRGRRLLQARSQGKTAFYMAGGKIDPGEDAEQALHREIREELDAGIVPGTLERLGVFEAPAFGHRPGTALHMTCFTAELTSEPRATSEIAELRYFTLDEYAAMPEVAPGSLLVFRRLRALGLID
- a CDS encoding isopenicillin N synthase family dioxygenase; amino-acid sequence: MSSTDLPIIDLDGRGGDLRTHRATVARLREVTHEIGFFHLRGHGIAESSATELIRAARAFFARPEADKLEIENTRSPHFRGYTRVGGERTQGYVDWREQLDIGPERAPVPPVPGRPWNVLHGPNLWPASNPELRPLALRWIADATAVGTRLLRAWAQALGVAPSFFDDAFADPDPLLEIVRYPGHDGTVTDQGVGSHKDVGALTLLYPEPGSTGFQVERDGRWQDVDPIPGHFVVNIGELLEIATDGYLKATTHRVLPPPPGSDRVSLPFFLDPGLDRELPRVPLAPELAARAAGVGPDAHGGALHSVYGINALKSRLRAHPDVTEKYHARLLDTYG
- a CDS encoding Na+/H+ antiporter subunit A; amino-acid sequence: MLEILLAHAVAALLAPLVVRVLGRNAFLVLALVPLASLGWVIAQWGTVQTLHIQWAPGLSMDIDMRFDALSGILSLLVLGIGTLILVYCSRYFEDDERRLGIFAAEMVAFAGAMFGLVTSDNMLVLYTFWELTTVLSFLLVGHYAERASSRRAATQALLVTTAGGLAMLVGIIILGQVSGTYNLSELVADAPGGWLAGVAIVLVLVGALSKSAIVPLHFWLPGAMAAPTPVSGYLHAAAMVKAGVYLVARLAPGFADSGPWRATILVLGLATMLLGGWRAMRAFDLKLVLAFGTVSQLGFMMVLVGLGTRDAALAGITLMVGHALFKATLFMVVGVIDHNTGTRDIRKLAHLGRRAPILAIIAALAAASMAGLPPLLGFVGKEAALDALLNTDVLTGTASAAVVTAVVVGSIITFAYSVRFLWGAFGDKGVPEPSQHVQKMHTPGALFLFSPAVLAVAGLGAGLAAPQVEKLFTPYTHEFPATGEKDYYLALWHGVNTPLILTLVIFALGTALYLAHRWLARVRFERSALGNADRVYDATLRGMDSLSMRLTGFTQRGSLPLTLGIILSTLVALPVVVMILGTHTRADLRLWDSPYQLVVGALMMAAALAATVMRNRLAAVILVGLTGYGCGVIFALHGAPDLALTQFLVETLTLVIFVLVLRKLPAEVDESKAIGFKLPRALLAVSVGATVTAVAAYAMNARTARPVQELLPDAAYYLGEGKNVVNVILVDIRAWDTLGEISVLLVAATGVASLVFRNRRFGSAPRVSDAPAARSDAPTSDTTWLLGGDLIDPRHRSLILEVTTRMIFPTILVLSVYFFFAGHNSPGGGFAGGLTAGLALVLRYLAGGRYELGETVPIDAGKILGLGLTFAAGTAAASLLFGAPPLSSAVFEMTLPVFGDVKLVTALFFDLGVYLIVVGLVLDVLRSLGARLDAQIEVNQR